One Sulfolobus sp. S-194 DNA segment encodes these proteins:
- a CDS encoding molecular chaperone TorD family protein — protein MSSLLEISSMRFLIYDTFSHLFLYNYYEEDYTQLMKKLEKIKDIQEINSVVNFKTIWEKLSDSKRSDYLIEYTTLFLTGLGVKPLTPVESKRFFSLMGERVAKFRKDDIMRFYSSRRLKLNYMNQFVFEEDHISNILAFMAYLIKEEIALRQERRDVYKNLMDQKNFFITHIQGWIPDWINDVINDPRSDIFKIVCRELKKWIDFENSYLLGGGKN, from the coding sequence ATGTCTTCCCTTCTTGAAATCTCTTCTATGAGATTTTTAATATATGACACTTTTTCACACTTATTTCTTTATAATTATTATGAAGAGGATTATACCCAGCTAATGAAAAAACTAGAGAAGATAAAAGATATTCAAGAAATAAATTCTGTTGTTAATTTTAAGACTATATGGGAAAAATTATCAGATTCTAAAAGAAGCGATTATCTGATTGAATACACGACTCTTTTTTTAACTGGTCTTGGGGTCAAACCTTTAACACCAGTTGAAAGTAAACGTTTCTTTTCGTTAATGGGAGAAAGAGTAGCAAAGTTTAGAAAGGATGATATTATGCGTTTCTACAGCTCAAGAAGATTAAAGTTAAATTACATGAATCAATTTGTATTTGAAGAAGATCATATTTCTAATATTCTCGCATTCATGGCTTACTTAATTAAAGAAGAGATAGCTTTGAGACAAGAAAGAAGGGATGTTTATAAGAACTTAATGGATCAGAAAAATTTCTTTATAACTCATATACAAGGATGGATTCCAGATTGGATTAATGATGTAATTAATGACCCTAGATCTGATATTTTTAAAATTGTGTGTAGGGAATTGAAAAAGTGGATTGATTTCGAGAATTCTTACTTACTAGGTGGTGGTAAAAATTGA
- a CDS encoding HAD family hydrolase, with the protein MYVFAFNFLNTIAKVPDNVTKDINELQCVITTYTLAKVYVPYSVLLQAKGVKLDKLEIYQDSLLLEEISYRARIFIITNFEKRFVKEFLLRNNIDVFVQDVISAEEIKRYKPSPEFFDYLAKRTNSVKGAITIISSNPQDIIVAKSIGFKAYWLNRNNLQYPFPTNLQPDNILKSITSLAESTAQHKVDSSMGDSALRCT; encoded by the coding sequence ATGTACGTATTCGCATTTAATTTCCTAAATACAATAGCTAAAGTACCAGATAATGTAACTAAAGATATAAACGAGTTGCAATGCGTAATTACTACTTATACGCTAGCTAAGGTTTATGTTCCCTATTCTGTTCTATTGCAAGCGAAAGGAGTTAAATTAGATAAGCTAGAAATTTATCAAGATTCGTTATTGTTAGAGGAAATAAGTTATAGGGCTAGAATCTTTATAATTACTAATTTTGAGAAGAGATTTGTTAAAGAATTTTTACTAAGAAATAATATAGATGTGTTTGTTCAAGATGTTATTTCGGCTGAGGAAATAAAGAGATACAAGCCTTCGCCAGAATTTTTTGACTACCTTGCTAAAAGGACTAATAGTGTTAAAGGAGCTATTACTATAATATCTTCGAATCCACAGGATATAATAGTGGCGAAGTCTATAGGATTTAAGGCTTACTGGTTGAATCGCAATAATCTGCAATATCCCTTCCCAACTAATTTACAACCGGATAATATTCTAAAATCTATAACGTCTTTAGCAGAGTCAACTGCACAACATAAAGTTGATTCAAGTATGGGAGATTCAGCTCTAAGGTGTACATAA
- a CDS encoding 4Fe-4S dicluster domain-containing protein, giving the protein MNIGLVVSKKVREFLKDEFLVKIYKESGIPYVAEFGDYLANDVRDNELQGLLIVSEYDMSKFVADADERLGLNPLAIEVLPLSWFFDKSENYRFALLMAYIRKLSRQELVYRLQPVKNVTISRRSLIKFKLYEYMPYPVLFDSIFAEREINTLISSCPKGVLAKTVEGVGVTSPENCSYCGYCTAKGYLGYLEMPTFTTDQLVYFINSINYYDEKAKAIIFTKFKDIPLQEGYYPLLVPSLASVPDIFLYITYASGLVPVLLIDNEISEIEKKRLDEIPVYFPGSKLPIYKVKIEELQNLKLKNELRKSLIPEELPLRKYRRRNLYLWAIEEMRNKVKLDEEAEVPDIYFVSIDPEKCVLCGVCVRACQMMVPDLKNISDTMSLEYNIPMCIGSQRCVKNCPENAIKVERFAKIKELKKITVNKAVLAKCRYCGKPIGSVKVKNKVDSLLIGMGFSGTAQYTDVCNECKQKMLTKVWLENYLKLKGGK; this is encoded by the coding sequence TTGAATATTGGATTAGTTGTTAGCAAGAAGGTCAGAGAATTTTTGAAAGACGAATTTTTAGTTAAAATTTATAAAGAAAGTGGAATTCCTTATGTAGCTGAATTTGGTGATTATTTAGCTAATGATGTTAGAGATAACGAATTACAAGGTCTTCTAATAGTTTCCGAGTACGATATGAGTAAGTTTGTTGCTGATGCAGATGAAAGACTAGGCTTAAATCCTCTAGCAATAGAGGTTTTACCCCTTTCTTGGTTTTTTGATAAAAGTGAGAATTATAGATTTGCTTTACTTATGGCTTACATAAGAAAGCTATCAAGACAAGAACTTGTATATAGATTACAGCCCGTAAAAAATGTTACTATTTCAAGGCGTTCACTAATTAAGTTTAAGCTTTATGAATATATGCCTTATCCTGTTCTCTTCGATTCTATCTTTGCTGAAAGGGAAATTAATACACTTATTTCTTCATGTCCTAAAGGGGTATTAGCTAAAACTGTTGAGGGAGTTGGAGTAACTTCCCCGGAGAATTGTTCATATTGCGGTTATTGTACTGCTAAAGGGTATCTAGGTTATTTAGAGATGCCAACATTTACAACTGATCAGTTGGTTTATTTCATTAACAGTATAAATTATTATGATGAGAAGGCTAAAGCTATAATATTTACTAAATTTAAGGATATTCCTTTACAAGAGGGTTATTATCCCTTATTAGTACCATCTTTGGCCTCAGTTCCAGATATTTTCCTTTATATTACCTATGCATCTGGGTTAGTCCCAGTGTTACTAATTGATAATGAAATTAGTGAGATTGAAAAAAAGAGATTAGATGAAATTCCGGTTTATTTTCCTGGCTCAAAACTACCTATTTATAAAGTTAAGATTGAGGAGTTACAAAACCTTAAGTTAAAAAATGAGCTAAGGAAATCCTTAATACCAGAAGAATTACCATTGAGGAAGTATAGGAGAAGAAACCTATACTTATGGGCTATTGAAGAAATGAGGAATAAGGTGAAGCTCGACGAAGAAGCAGAAGTTCCAGATATCTATTTCGTCTCTATAGATCCAGAAAAGTGTGTTTTATGTGGTGTTTGCGTAAGGGCTTGTCAAATGATGGTCCCTGATTTGAAGAATATTAGTGATACCATGTCGCTTGAGTATAATATTCCAATGTGTATTGGTTCTCAACGATGTGTTAAAAACTGTCCAGAGAACGCTATAAAAGTTGAGAGGTTTGCTAAAATAAAGGAGTTAAAGAAGATTACTGTAAATAAGGCTGTTCTTGCTAAGTGTAGATATTGTGGTAAGCCGATAGGTTCTGTAAAGGTTAAAAATAAGGTAGATTCCCTTCTGATAGGTATGGGATTTTCTGGTACGGCACAGTATACCGATGTGTGTAATGAGTGTAAACAAAAAATGTTAACGAAGGTTTGGCTCGAGAATTACCTGAAGCTGAAAGGAGGTAAATAA
- a CDS encoding DsrE family protein, which yields MAKFLLVVKSQDQLNVNTAVNVAQGLKMMGAEDVKMVFLGPGITALNKKNDISQILSKASENLRKMSIKVYACEMAMKNYNVNRDDLIFFDEISRGADVIVKFANEGYTILTF from the coding sequence ATGGCAAAGTTCCTACTTGTAGTTAAATCCCAAGATCAATTGAATGTTAACACAGCAGTTAACGTAGCACAAGGGCTAAAAATGATGGGAGCGGAAGATGTCAAAATGGTATTTCTAGGACCTGGAATAACAGCATTAAATAAGAAAAATGATATATCACAAATATTGAGTAAAGCTAGTGAAAATCTTAGAAAAATGAGTATTAAAGTATATGCTTGTGAGATGGCAATGAAAAACTACAATGTTAACAGAGATGATCTAATCTTCTTTGACGAAATATCAAGAGGAGCTGACGTAATAGTTAAATTTGCAAACGAGGGTTATACAATACTAACCTTCTAA
- a CDS encoding DUF2299 domain-containing protein yields MATDTEIYNWFLELGMKVEKVTSGNAYFHITVSPPVENSVKVSIIRTNPNSTFYIITVIIDLDVDKLKKNPSLLKRIKLDLMRMNLEFFLIPPDAEIPKSIQIGKIVFSEGLTKNQILDTVTLVKNGAYLVLTTLEG; encoded by the coding sequence ATGGCTACAGACACTGAAATATATAATTGGTTTTTAGAATTAGGTATGAAGGTTGAAAAAGTGACTTCTGGTAATGCGTATTTCCATATAACTGTTTCTCCCCCCGTAGAGAATAGTGTAAAAGTCTCAATAATTAGGACTAATCCAAACTCTACCTTTTATATAATTACAGTAATAATTGACCTAGATGTTGATAAATTAAAAAAGAATCCATCCTTATTAAAGAGGATAAAGCTAGATTTAATGAGAATGAATTTGGAGTTTTTCCTAATACCTCCAGATGCTGAAATACCAAAAAGTATTCAAATAGGTAAGATTGTGTTTTCCGAGGGACTAACAAAAAACCAAATATTAGATACGGTTACATTAGTTAAAAATGGTGCTTATTTAGTTCTAACGACTTTAGAAGGTTAG
- a CDS encoding 4Fe-4S dicluster domain-containing protein yields MSSITLNPKEGGIQKSLPFTPKKNYAIITDLNKCFGCAGCQMSCKEWNTSGMFGPLPDLNPYGELDVMFWLRVLYVEVGNYPQTKVYNIPINCFHCMNAPCVPVCPVGATFKREEDGIVLVDYNECIGTKYCIYACPYGNRFFDYVEGVTKKCTHCFDRIYDPTLPPEERIPACIHGCMVQARIWADRLDPTDPGNILFIDKGGFVLGPETGANPASGYLPWRSEYAADNDVELLSQSEYYNVWTSNGVVILGSQGNNSTYTEQNGNSSS; encoded by the coding sequence ATGTCCTCTATAACTCTAAATCCGAAAGAAGGTGGAATTCAAAAATCCCTTCCTTTCACACCAAAGAAAAACTATGCTATAATAACAGACTTGAACAAATGTTTTGGCTGTGCCGGCTGTCAAATGTCATGTAAAGAATGGAACACTTCTGGAATGTTCGGGCCTTTACCAGATCTAAATCCCTATGGAGAATTGGACGTTATGTTCTGGCTAAGAGTACTTTATGTTGAAGTTGGTAACTATCCTCAAACTAAGGTTTACAACATTCCAATAAACTGTTTCCATTGTATGAATGCTCCATGTGTACCAGTATGTCCGGTGGGTGCTACATTTAAGAGAGAAGAGGACGGTATAGTTTTAGTTGATTATAATGAGTGCATAGGAACTAAATACTGTATTTATGCATGTCCTTATGGTAATAGATTCTTCGATTATGTTGAAGGTGTAACAAAGAAGTGTACACACTGCTTTGATAGAATCTATGATCCAACGTTACCTCCAGAAGAAAGAATTCCAGCATGTATCCACGGCTGTATGGTTCAAGCGAGAATTTGGGCTGATAGATTGGATCCAACTGATCCTGGTAATATATTGTTTATAGATAAAGGTGGATTTGTTCTAGGTCCTGAAACTGGTGCTAACCCAGCTAGTGGTTATTTACCATGGCGTAGCGAATATGCTGCTGATAATGATGTTGAATTACTAAGCCAGTCAGAATATTATAACGTATGGACTTCAAACGGTGTAGTTATTTTAGGTTCTCAAGGAAATAATTCTACATATACAGAACAGAATGGTAATTCTTCAAGTTAA